A segment of the Neorhodopirellula lusitana genome:
TTCATGGTTGCGACCGGAATAACCGATTCAACCTGTGTAAGTGATCGTCCATCCATTTGGTGGGGCGGTTGCAGGCACTTCGGCGGTATCAGGCCGCCTTCGAATAACTAGCAATGATAGGCAACGCAGTGAAAACCACGGCGCGACCCACTCCATCGGACGATGTTCTAAACGCTTCAGCGGCGACAGCATCTGCGGCGAACCTTGCTTCCATGCTGGATGCCAGTCGCTGGGATGAGCAGCGAGCCGAGCCGGAAGACACGGATCGTGGTTCCAAGGACAGCCGTGAAACTGCGAAGTGGGCCAGCACGCCCTCATCATGGCAAAAAGACACCAGCCTGGAATTTCGCGTTCGTTGCGAAGGCCAGCCGACTCGTCGCTTGCGACTTTCGGGTGCCCGCTACACGCTCGGCAGCGGCACCGGTTGCTCGATTCGTCTCGACGATGAATCGCTGCGTCCACTGCACGCCGTCCTGATTCGCGACCACCAACGAGTCTTGGTGCGAGCCTATTCGGTCCCGTTGTACATCAACGATGATCGCGTCAGCGAAGGCGTTCTGGAAATCAACGATCGCTTGCGATTGGGTGGCTACGAATTCGAACTGCTAAGCAACTCGCCGTTGCCGATCAGCGAACAGCGAACCTCAAGCGAGCGGCCTGCTACCAAGCCGGTCGCAGTGTCAACGCCCGAGATCACCCACGGTGACTTGGAACTGGCCGCTGCCTACCAAGCTGGCGTTTCCGAAGTGAGCCAGCCTGTTGCCGAACCCGTACAACCAACTCCGCCAGCGACCACTGAAAGTGATGCCTGGCAGCGAGCCTTTCATGAGGACGCCAAGCAATGGCGTTCGCTCAAACAAGACGTTCAGAAACGTACGGAATGGTGCAGCAGTCGCGAGCGTGAACTTCACGAACAGCGTCAATGGCTGGACCGTCAAATGGCGATCTTGCAACAACGTCACGATGAACTGGGCGGCCAAGAAGCGGCTGCGATGGAAGTTCAAGAAGAGTTCAATCGTCGTTACGAAGACCTGATCAAACGTCAAGACGAACTTGCGTTGCAAGAACAAGAGCTTGACGCGGGGCGTGAGCACTTGCGTCTTCAGCAAGAACGTCTCGATGGACGCGATCGTTTGCATCGCCGACAAATCGAACAACTGCTTGAGGAACAAGAGCGGTTCCGCGAACAAGAAGTCGTTCACCAGAAGGTGATTGCGGACAGCAAAGAACAGCTTCGTATGTCGCATCAACGTGCGGACGCCGCTACCAGTGCGGTCGAGCAAATGCGATCCAAGTTTGCGTTGCTGAACGATCAGCTTCTGCAACTGACGCAGCAACAGGAAGAACTGCAAAGGCTGGAAGCCGAACGGAATCGTGAACACCAAGCCCAGTGCGATCACCTGGCTCTCGCCCGTGACGAAGCCCTATCGCAACGCGATGAAGTGGCTCGCCAACGCGACGAAGCTTTGGATGGGAAGGCTCATAGCGACGCACGTCGTGAGCGAGCGATCATCCAGCGTGACGAACTTGAATGCATTGAGGAACAGCTGCGTGTTGAAATTCAGCATCTGCAGGACGAGATCGCGCAAACTCGCCAAGAAGCGGTTGCCCTGGATGCCGATTGCCAAACCGCTCGCGACACCATCGCGAAGCTGGAAGAAACCATTCAGATTAATGAAGAACGTCACGAGCTCGATCGTCAGTCTTGGACTGAAGAAGTCGAATCGCTGCGTCGTAACGTTGACGAACTGACCATCGACCTCGCTGGTGCTCAAACCACACTTAGCAAGCTGCGTGACGAGAACGATCGTCTCGCTTTGCAGTTGAATGGTGTTACCGAAGAACGTGATGATGCTGTCAAGCAACGCGACGCCGCACTCAGTGAGTGTGAAGTGGCGAACAAAGCTTGCGATGCTGCACGGGCTGAAATCGAAGGTGCACACCGCACCCTGCAGGATGCATTGTCGAACTGCGAACAAGCATTGCGTGAGCGTGATGAAATCGCTGGGTTGCGAGACGACCTCAGCAGCGAACTGAAGACCACCCACGAGCAACTTGACGACTGGAAGCGTCGGAATGAGCTTGCGGAACGTCGCTATGACGATGCCCAAAGATTGGTCGACGAAGCACGTGACCAGTGGCAAGTTGCCGAGCATGCTCGCGATGAAGCCGAAGCGAAGCGTGAAGCGGCAGAGGTAAACCTTGCCGCTGCCCAGCGTGATGTCGCAGCGATGCAGACGGAACGAGATGAGGCGGTCAGTGAGTACGACAACTTGAAACGCCAACGTGACGAAGCCGTTCATGACGCTTCGGAGACGCGGCGTTTGTACGATCGTTCCAATCGTGATCACGATGACACGCTCGATAAAATCGAGTTGCTGGAACAGCAAACTCGTGATTTAATCGACCACAAAAAAAAAGCGAATGCTGAACCTGGCGAGCACGTCGGTCCCGCACTCGCGTTAGGGGCTGCGTTGGCGAGCCCAGCTTTAGGGCTAATTCGCGACGACCAAGAACTGGATGCGAATGAATCCGAGTCCGCTGAACTTCAAGCGGCCTCGGAATTCCAGGAGTCTTCTGGATTCCAGATCGCCGGGGAGCCCGAGCCGGAAACGGAACCCGAAACCTCGCTGCAGGATTCGGAATCCGAACCCAGTTTGTTACACATTGCCGCGACCGATGAGTCGGACGTGGGCGAATCCTTGTTGGCTGATTCTTCCGACGACCCTGTTGCGGTTGTCGCCGCATCGGAGCCAGCTGAATCGATCGAGCCGGCTGCCGTTGTCGAAGCTGACGAAGACGTCTGGCCTACTTACTCGACTCCCGCCGCGATCGACGAAGCGGCCGCTGAAGAATTGCCGGTCGCGCTGGATGTCCATGACGCAACGACTCCAGAAGACATCACGCCGTCATTGGGAATTGCCCAGGGGCTTGACGAAGTTGATTCCAGCGACGCCGCGCCTCTTTGGAATTCGGTCGCCACCGATCCCGAGGCCAATCTGGATCAATCTGACGTTTCGGTAACGCCGACTGAATCCTCTTCGGATGCAGACGTCTTGGCCATGACCGGCTCGGTTGAGCCCGTGGCCGATGAATACGCTCCCGACGTGCCTGAGTGGCCGGAAGAATCAAGCAGCTATCTGTTGCCGGAAGAACGTGTTGGTGGTGAAGCTGAATCGGCTCATTCCACACCGACTTCCCCGGTTGCTCCAGAATCAGAAGTTGAACCTGCAGTTCAACAGGATGTGGCACAGGATTCCTCCACCGATGAGCCCGCTTTCGGCGGTTTGTTTGAGCCTGAGTCTGCCGCCAGCCTGGAAGCTGCTAGCTTCGAAGCCGCTAACAACGTTTACGATTCCGAAGTCTCGGTGAACGAGAACTCGGCCAGTGAAGGCTTGGCCAGTGATGAATTGACCAGCGAAGACTCGATCGTTGAAGAGTCCGTCAGTGAAGATCTGGTTCGGCTAGGGCTTGTCAGTGAAACACGCGACGAGCCGCATGCGGATGAGCCTCCTTACACAGATGGTTCGGTTGCCGATGAGCCACAACCGGTGGAATCGTCGTTCTTGGATTCGTCCTACCACGATTCGCTTAGCGAAGGTGCGTTCAGCAGTACTGGGGAAAGTGAAGAAGGTCTGTCGTCCGGTGAGGCTGTTGGATTTACAGATGAAGCAACGGGTTATTCCAGCGAAGCAACCGGTTTTTCTAGCGAAGAAAACATGACCCCCGCCGAGGAATCGCTCAGCGAGCGGCTCCTTCGTGAAATGGGTTTGGAAGTGAAGTCGGACGCTTCCAAAGAGCAGCCGAGTGAGTCATTGGGCGAGCCATCGGGCCAGGACGCGACCGCTTGGCAAGCCACTGCACCGACAGAGGAAGACGCTTGGGACCAGGACGCATCGGCCGGGATCGATACCGAGGCGGGGGATGAATTGGCCGCCAACGTGACTGCCCAGTGGCAACCATCCGATGCACCGCAGTTGGCAGACGTCTTGCGTAGTGACGCGATGCAGAATGACAACGTGGCTCAAGGCAACGCATTTAGCGGTGTCGGGCAACAAGAGGAGGAAGACGGTGCGGATCTTAGCTATGGAGACATGATCTCTGAAAGCAGTTTGCCCGCGGAAGACGACAGTGACTATTCCACGACCAACACCGTGGATGCCTACTCGCCGTCTGAGAAAGAGGAAGTGTTCGCAAGTGAAACCGCTTCGCAGTTGATCGAACCCATCGTTTGCGAACCCGAAGAGGTCGCTCCGGTGATCGACGAGGTTCCGCTGGCGGCCGTTCCAGAACAATCTGGTGCAGGTGCCGACGAGTCGGTTGATGATGATTCGATCGAAGCCTACATGAACCGTCTGCTGCAGCGTGTTCAGGGCCAGCCCGACGAGGCTCCGGTTCCTGCCGCAAAGGCGGAACCCGTTGCGAAGAGCGAACCGGATGTCGAATCGAATACCGAAGCCAGCGATTTGGACGCTAGCGATTCGATGGAAATCGGGACAACGAGTGAGGCTGAGGTCAGTCCCGACGCGCCGTTGGTTCCTCGGTCACAGGCACCCGAACGCAACAGCAACCTGTCGGCGATGCGAGAGCTTGCTAACGAGTCCGCTCGCAGTGCGATCACACGCAGCAATCGTTCGCAAAGTCACACCACTCGCATCCAAGCGATGCTGAAGTTCGCTTATGCCGGAATCGCATTGATCTGCGGCTTGATTGCGGTGGCGATGATCGACCTGATGATGTTGAAAGTGATCGCTGTGATCGCAGCTTTGGTAGCGGCCGGGATCTTCATCAAGGAAGGCTTCGGTCTGATGGCGGAACTGGGGCAACGGAAACCCGCCGCTGCATCCGCTGTTGTCGTGGAAACGGAAGAATAGGCTTCAGCGAGCAGTCAACTAAAGCATGATGCTCACGGAAGCCGAGCGGTTGGGTGAGTACGGTTTCAGTCAACCAATTCCAATTTTGCGAACGCGAGCCGGAACGTCTGCTCGCCAGTTTCTTCGCCGAATTGAATCTTGGCGGTCTTCTTAGGCCCACGGCCGACTAAGGAAGTGATGGTGCCCTCGCCGTATTCGGGGTGCCGCACGGTCGATCCTTCCCGGTACAGGTTCAGCGGCGTTCGGCCTGAATCCAACATCTCGCTGGCCGTCTGGAGGCCTGCCTTGATCTTGGACTTCGCTTTCGACTTCTTGACGGGCGTTTCCGCATCGTCAAAGTAGACGTCCGGAATCACCGAAGCGGATGGCAAGCGGTCGACGGTGGAAGGGTTCGAAGGCTCGGGGCCAGGCTCGAAAACCTCATCCGGCCCGAACGGATCCGCGTCCAATTGAACGCCTGGGCCTGAGTCCGCCGCCGTGCCATCGGGTTCCTCTTGGATGATGTCCCAAGACTCAGGGTATTCCTGGTCGACGGCGTCGAAGAAATCGTTGTCTGCCCGAGCTTCTTGAACGGTCATGTCCGCTCGCGGCAGCTCGTTCAAGAACATGCTGGGAATGACAGGGCGAATGTCACCGCGCACGCTGCGTCGTTTCGCGTAACTCAGCTGGCACCATTGCTTGGCACGAGTGATCCCGACGAACAGCAACCGTCGCTCTTCTTCGAGTTGTTGGTCGTCTTCTTTGCTGCGACGGTGTGGCAACAGATCGTCTTCCACCGCGATCACGAAAACGCGAGGGAACTCCAGCCCCTTCGCTGCGTGCAGGGTCATCAACGTGACGCGATTGTTGGAATCCTCGAACGCGTCCGTGTCCGCAACCAGTGCAACCTGTTCCAGGAACGCATCGAGGGATCCGTCGTCGGGATGCATGCGATCAAATTCAACCGCAGCGGAGATCAACTCGTCGACGTTGGCGACCGGGTTGTGATCTTCCTTTTCAATACCCGTCTTTTCCAAGTAGGCGACGTAGTGGGTCTCTTCCACTAGATAACGCAGGAGGTCTTCTAGCGAAGCGGTCGCTTTCTTGCGCAGTCGGTCGTAGATCGTGACGAAGCGGCTGACCATCGTGACGGCACGCTTGGATAGCGAGTCAATCTCGTTGGCCCGGCGGGCAGCTTCCAGCATCGGGATACGATTGGCATCCGCAAAACTTTGCAGTCGACCAATCGTTGTCGCACCAATGCCTCGCGTCGGCGTGTTGATCACACGTTGCAACGCCACGTCGTGGGCGGGGTTGTTGATCAGGTGCAAGTACGAGAGCAGGTCTTTGACTTCTTTCCGTTGATAGAACTCTTGCCCGTTAACGATTTGATACGGCAAACCGCGGTTTCGCAGTGCATGTTCCAGCGAACGAGTCAGCGCATTCATGCGACAGAAAATCGCGAAGTCACGTGGTTCAGCGTTTCCGGCGATCATCTGCGCGGCAATCTCGTCCGCGATCTCGTCCGCCTCTTGATAGCCGTCTTCGTACTGACGCAGGATCACGTTTTCGCCGTCGGGGTTTTCCGTGAACAGCTCCTTCGCCTTCCGACGCCGGTTGTGACGAATCAACTGATCGGCCACGGCCAGAATATTCGGCGTGCTTCGGTAGTTCTGTTCCAGCCGAACCGTCTTGACGTTCGGGTAATCCTTTTCGAAGTCCAGGATGTTGTTCAGGTCAGCTCCGCGCCAACCGTAGATCGATTGGTCGGGGTCGCCGGTGACGGCCAGGTTCGGGTGGTCGACGGACATCGCGCGAACGATCGCGTACTGCGCCAGGTTCGTGTCCTGGTACTCGTCCACCATGATGTACTTCAGCTTCGCATCCAGCTCGGCACGCACCTCGGGGTTTTCACGCAACAAGCGAGCGAAGTGATACAGCAGGTCGTCGAAATCGACGGCGTTGGCTAGCAGGAGTTGCTGTTGGTAGACCGGGTACACCCGAGCGGCCACGGTGTCGCCCGCCCGACCGGATTGTTGCTGCATGATCTCGGGCGTGATCAGCCGATTCTTGGCCTTTGAGATCGCGGAGGAGATCTGTTCGGGGGAGGTGTGGGAGGTGGCGATTCCGGCCGCCGCGATGGCCCGCTTCATTGCCGATTTGGAATCCGACATGTCGTAGATCGAGTAATTCTCGTTCAGTCCGACCATGGAGGCGTAACGCCGCAACTGTTGAGCACAAAACCGGTGGAAGGTGCCCATCCAAACCGGCTGGCCTGGGGCGAGCAGGTTGACCCGCATCCGCATCTCATCCGCGGCTTTGTTGGTGAACGTCAACGCCGCGATTTGGTAGGGACGCACGCCTTGGTGCAACATATGAGCGATGCGGTGAGTCACCACCCGAGTTTTTCCCGAGCCTGGGCCCGCGATGATTAGCAACGGTCCATCGATATGTGTGACCGCATCCGCCTGGGCATCGGTCAAATTCTTCGTAATTGATTCCATGCTGCAAAGGATACCCCACCCCATATCCGATCAGCAACTCTGGGCTGGGGAGATCGATGCCGGATCCCTAGCGGAACAGGCGGTGGGCAGCTTTTTAGAAAACGGTCCGCGGAAGCAAGACAGTTCCAGTCGGTAATCGCTGCCGCGAAACTGGACGGCTCGCGGATTGTTTGTCCATTGAGCCGCGAAAGGCGGGCTGCGGGTGCGATCACCACAAACCAGCGACTCCCGTCTGGCTGGTCAGACGCCGATTGGTCAACCGACGCGTTCAACCGACGCGTTCAACCGACTCGATCAACGGGCCGCTCACCCCGTCCCGGTTACCGCAATTTTCGGCAAGTGGTCTTACAACGACTCTTTGGTGAGCTGGGGTTCGCTGAAGACGGTTTCGGCGCCTTGGACGCCGAAGCCGATGTAGTTGACGCTGGTAATGGATTCCGTGAACGCGGTTTCCATTTTGACGCCGTTGATCTTCAGCTTGGCGGTTCGTGTGTCCAAATTGACCTCAAGCCGGCATCGAAGTTCACCGTCACAAGACAGAGGCCGTTTGGGGCCTTCCCACACTTCGGCGTTCTCGAACATCGTGATTTCGTCGGCACCAATCCAGGCCCCGGCGACCAATGCCGAGTTGGCATCTTCGTCGCTGCTGAGGACGAGGAAACCGTTCTGCTTGCCTGACCTGCGTCCTGCTTGCATCGTCCAGTTCACCTCCAATGAACCGTTGTTGATGCTGGTGGGAAGACGTTTCAAAACCACGGCAGGGCTGGTGCCGGCAGCCTTGACTCGGAGCCCGTTGGGGTCGGCGACGGTTGATGCTAATCCCCGGTACTGATCATCGGCCTGCACCACTTTGGGGTGTGACTCGACCGGCGTCACGACAGGAGTGAACTCGTCGCCCGCGACAGGTAGCGACTCACCCGCCAACTGGATCACCATTCCAGGGGCTGAGGTGTCGCCTTTGTCGCCAGCGGAAACGCCAATTCGATCGATCAGTTCGCCGGCGATCAGAACCGTGTTCCCTTGAATGGTCACTTGATCGATGATGTCAGTTGACTCCGATGCCAACAGGTCTTGTGCCCACACGTGAGTCACGCCTTCGAGTGAGCCGCCAAAATCCAGTTGCAGTTGGCGGTAATGCCCGACGACGCCGATCGGCTTGCTGGCATCTTTGATTTGAACAGAGACCTTGGCTCGGGGATGAAACCATCGGTCGTCGATCGAAACTCGGCCCTCGGTCGCAATGCCTGTCGCCCCGTTGGGGTAAGTCGTCGCGCAAACAAAAGGTGCCACACCGTCCGGTTCGACGCCGTCCGAATCCACCTTCGGCAGTGGCATGTTTCGGGCCATGATCGCAGGGGCGCTTTGGCTGACCACTTTGCCGTACGTTTGTGACGCCCAAGTATCCAGCGGACTGAAACGGCAGCGGTCCACCAATTCGGTTTCCGAAGAAAGATAGACGCCTTCGCCGGCAGGGAACGGTGCCGCGATTCGGCTCCAACGCCCGAACCGGTCCGCTTCGTTGATTCGTTTCTGCATCCGGCGCGGGCCCGACAATTGATGGTGCAGGTCTTCCCCGTTAAGCAAGCGTTCGCCGATGTTGGGGTGGCGTTTGCTGGCGACAGCAACACCCAGTCCAATGGCAATGTTGCAGTCATCTTGGATGTTCAGGACGCCTCGGTAAATCGGCTGTTGTTGTGTTTGTTTCAAGATGTCATGCGTGCGTCGCAGCGTCGTCGACGACATCAACAGAGGCGACGCATCGTAGGTGCGAAAAACGTCAGTGTGTTGAAGCACTCGTAGCATGTTTTGTTGTTGGGTGCCGCCTACTTCATACACTGAAGGATAGGAAGGCAACTCTTGATTCCATTTTGGATTGATGTTGCCGCCTGCGCCTGTGACGTATTCCAAGACCAACTCAGGATAGATTTCTTCTTTTGCTTGGAACGAATTGAACTGCGTTATGTCCCCGCCATCGATTTTCCAGTAGGTGATGCCAGCAAACTTCGACCATTGAACAAATGCTCGTGCTTGTTCTGGCGTGACATTCCCACGCGTCCAGATGCCGAGTGAATTCCAGCCCAGCTTTTTGATGTCCGCGTTGAACCGAAGTAACCGTTCTTGAGGTTCCAAATTGGCGTAGCGTGGGAAGTCCCGTGGGTCGGTGACCAGGTTGAAGAAGTTCGGTCCACCAGCGATACGTTCGGAGTCGACTTTTGTTTGCCAGCCATGGTCGATCAGGAAGATAAAGTCATTGCGGCTGTTGGGTAGGTAGGTCGTCGCCCATCCGTCGATGGGATTGAACAACGAGTGTTCATTCAGTTCGTCGCGAGCATTGGCATTGGTGACCGACTTGAGGTCGGTGAGGTTGGTCCCGCGGCCGATCCAGTAATTTTGGGCGTACCAAGTGCACCAATAATTGACGGTGTGTTCTCGCGCGGGCGGAACCAGGTCTGGACCTTGAGCCATCGTGAGTGACGAGATCTGAATAGCAAAGGCTAACGTCAGTGCGATTCGGGCAGGGAAACGAGTCATCATTGATCGGCTTAACGGAGTGTTAGTGTCAGAAGTGAGCAGCGGCAAGCAGAACATCTCAGTTTAGTGGAATGTCTCAACGCAACGAGGGCGTTTTCCGAGGCTGTCGAGTTTTCCTCTCAGCTGATCGCTTGAGATGGACCGTTTGGTTGTTGACATTAAGACGCTAGCCGCGGGTTATCAA
Coding sequences within it:
- a CDS encoding FHA domain-containing protein — translated: MIGNAVKTTARPTPSDDVLNASAATASAANLASMLDASRWDEQRAEPEDTDRGSKDSRETAKWASTPSSWQKDTSLEFRVRCEGQPTRRLRLSGARYTLGSGTGCSIRLDDESLRPLHAVLIRDHQRVLVRAYSVPLYINDDRVSEGVLEINDRLRLGGYEFELLSNSPLPISEQRTSSERPATKPVAVSTPEITHGDLELAAAYQAGVSEVSQPVAEPVQPTPPATTESDAWQRAFHEDAKQWRSLKQDVQKRTEWCSSRERELHEQRQWLDRQMAILQQRHDELGGQEAAAMEVQEEFNRRYEDLIKRQDELALQEQELDAGREHLRLQQERLDGRDRLHRRQIEQLLEEQERFREQEVVHQKVIADSKEQLRMSHQRADAATSAVEQMRSKFALLNDQLLQLTQQQEELQRLEAERNREHQAQCDHLALARDEALSQRDEVARQRDEALDGKAHSDARRERAIIQRDELECIEEQLRVEIQHLQDEIAQTRQEAVALDADCQTARDTIAKLEETIQINEERHELDRQSWTEEVESLRRNVDELTIDLAGAQTTLSKLRDENDRLALQLNGVTEERDDAVKQRDAALSECEVANKACDAARAEIEGAHRTLQDALSNCEQALRERDEIAGLRDDLSSELKTTHEQLDDWKRRNELAERRYDDAQRLVDEARDQWQVAEHARDEAEAKREAAEVNLAAAQRDVAAMQTERDEAVSEYDNLKRQRDEAVHDASETRRLYDRSNRDHDDTLDKIELLEQQTRDLIDHKKKANAEPGEHVGPALALGAALASPALGLIRDDQELDANESESAELQAASEFQESSGFQIAGEPEPETEPETSLQDSESEPSLLHIAATDESDVGESLLADSSDDPVAVVAASEPAESIEPAAVVEADEDVWPTYSTPAAIDEAAAEELPVALDVHDATTPEDITPSLGIAQGLDEVDSSDAAPLWNSVATDPEANLDQSDVSVTPTESSSDADVLAMTGSVEPVADEYAPDVPEWPEESSSYLLPEERVGGEAESAHSTPTSPVAPESEVEPAVQQDVAQDSSTDEPAFGGLFEPESAASLEAASFEAANNVYDSEVSVNENSASEGLASDELTSEDSIVEESVSEDLVRLGLVSETRDEPHADEPPYTDGSVADEPQPVESSFLDSSYHDSLSEGAFSSTGESEEGLSSGEAVGFTDEATGYSSEATGFSSEENMTPAEESLSERLLREMGLEVKSDASKEQPSESLGEPSGQDATAWQATAPTEEDAWDQDASAGIDTEAGDELAANVTAQWQPSDAPQLADVLRSDAMQNDNVAQGNAFSGVGQQEEEDGADLSYGDMISESSLPAEDDSDYSTTNTVDAYSPSEKEEVFASETASQLIEPIVCEPEEVAPVIDEVPLAAVPEQSGAGADESVDDDSIEAYMNRLLQRVQGQPDEAPVPAAKAEPVAKSEPDVESNTEASDLDASDSMEIGTTSEAEVSPDAPLVPRSQAPERNSNLSAMRELANESARSAITRSNRSQSHTTRIQAMLKFAYAGIALICGLIAVAMIDLMMLKVIAVIAALVAAGIFIKEGFGLMAELGQRKPAAASAVVVETEE
- a CDS encoding ATP-dependent helicase, whose product is MESITKNLTDAQADAVTHIDGPLLIIAGPGSGKTRVVTHRIAHMLHQGVRPYQIAALTFTNKAADEMRMRVNLLAPGQPVWMGTFHRFCAQQLRRYASMVGLNENYSIYDMSDSKSAMKRAIAAAGIATSHTSPEQISSAISKAKNRLITPEIMQQQSGRAGDTVAARVYPVYQQQLLLANAVDFDDLLYHFARLLRENPEVRAELDAKLKYIMVDEYQDTNLAQYAIVRAMSVDHPNLAVTGDPDQSIYGWRGADLNNILDFEKDYPNVKTVRLEQNYRSTPNILAVADQLIRHNRRRKAKELFTENPDGENVILRQYEDGYQEADEIADEIAAQMIAGNAEPRDFAIFCRMNALTRSLEHALRNRGLPYQIVNGQEFYQRKEVKDLLSYLHLINNPAHDVALQRVINTPTRGIGATTIGRLQSFADANRIPMLEAARRANEIDSLSKRAVTMVSRFVTIYDRLRKKATASLEDLLRYLVEETHYVAYLEKTGIEKEDHNPVANVDELISAAVEFDRMHPDDGSLDAFLEQVALVADTDAFEDSNNRVTLMTLHAAKGLEFPRVFVIAVEDDLLPHRRSKEDDQQLEEERRLLFVGITRAKQWCQLSYAKRRSVRGDIRPVIPSMFLNELPRADMTVQEARADNDFFDAVDQEYPESWDIIQEEPDGTAADSGPGVQLDADPFGPDEVFEPGPEPSNPSTVDRLPSASVIPDVYFDDAETPVKKSKAKSKIKAGLQTASEMLDSGRTPLNLYREGSTVRHPEYGEGTITSLVGRGPKKTAKIQFGEETGEQTFRLAFAKLELVD